One Chanodichthys erythropterus isolate Z2021 chromosome 10, ASM2448905v1, whole genome shotgun sequence DNA segment encodes these proteins:
- the pom121 gene encoding nuclear envelope pore membrane protein POM 121: MSPEDKRRLVVFSAVVFSLFLILLVLSYIPAYLYILFICVVSCVVYFHKAEELQLFERLGLNPRRGLSVPPALLRWLPGRTLSGVPAASRNKIRKSDARNSFASPSDRHFAGSYYRRDHTISDTVFSPRDILMGSYLAKTEESPSAALRPAGGSGAFIHPRDQLRERLARPNHAVHTPNRRLSFGDPASTASRFTITPQRHYPLQQTGTSPIGVMPPAKWDGFHKKNILTQRNSPTVHSPVTVKIARPDPTRSSFFNHLNSPGAATSPGIGAQTDPCSREAVLSVLRESRKREVDEEEKSASSGQKSKRRRHDSSGSSQSAFEPLLANGALSQLVPKPGSLKRGMNSSLNEESIMKRSRTSSISSVSGAPVPSGVPGSVRNPIRSSYSSSQGYPQRRAASSLSLSPFTSPGGSRCQTPERAAKKAREEDATSPSSTSFVKMDKVTTDPAPATTKLTPKSEAPVATSTSDSGGSSGKRKRKIQLVTSNRGDQISLPPPPELGYTITVKDLDMEKKAALSQIQKVLEEPEPEIPPPASEPTPAPAPSLTLFSQPVPTSSFGTAAAVSAAPSLVSLSTSVPETTPATTTTPAPTIDLTITAPSTASTAPLTLTLAPSIATTTPAAPASSISNPLLESLKNMKNNPLLNAPTMMATTTAAPAVSVSSLSTPAVSTNASSGVVKSESGFATLQTSFSAPSTTSTPISKPATSMSSAFAQILAQPLQLSSTPSLGGGGSLFSLIKPVATSASEPPKSTVAAPTTMVTSVNSISNPLSSCFKPIFGAASTTPASTAEIKPTQHTFKPIFGGTTGSGISAFGQTATPTTSTPAAPASQSSGMIFGGLTGTQPTMVSAASTAPATQAPSQSLFGSWTATTTSAPATNTAFQFGAASTTTAAPVLNTNTASASGTTSAFQFGGPKPAPTQQAQSTFTFGQLSANQNSTSAPFGGFGMTSNATTSSVASTTQTTFGSSTFTASSTFPGSTQQAPAVPKPFTFGSSGGSSGASPFAFGAAASTAAPAFGTNSQPTFGAASSGFSFGNTTTPSAAPVFGASTQTVASLPAPAPTFSFGGTSTATQNTAPSTPAPPASGGFNFGASLSATPFGTPAPAAQTPGFSFGANNTDNKPAFGTSTPAFGQAPAGMQMPFGSPGTPGFGAMGASPFGASPATFSIGTGSKTSGARRGLQARRQHPRKK; the protein is encoded by the exons ATGTCTCCTGAAGATAAACGGCGGCTAGTCGTTTTCTCCGCTGTGGTGTTCTCTTTATTCCTCATTTTACTCGTTTTGAGCTATATACCAGCTTATTTGTACATACTTTTTATCTGTGTCGTGTCTTGTGTCGTTTATTTTCACAAAGCGGAGGAGCTGCAGCTCTTCGAGAGACTAGGCCTCAATCCTCGCCGTGGACTGAGCGTCCCGCCGGCTCTGTTGCGCTGGTTACCGGGTAGGACTTTGAGCGGAGTCCCGGCCGCCAGCAGAAACAAGATACGTAAAAGTGATGCTAGAAATTCCTTTGCATCACCCAGCGATAGACATTTTGCAGGCTCGTATTATAGAAGAGACCACACGATTAGTGACACGGTGTTCAGCCCCCGGGATATACTCATGGGAAGTTACCTCGCCAAAACTGAAGAAAGCCCCTCCGCAGCCTTGAGGCCCGCTGGAGGCTCGGGGGCTTTCATCCACCCCAGAGATCAGCTCCGGGAGAGACTCGCCCGACCTAATCATGCTGTGCACACCCCTAACAGAAGACTGTCATTCGG GGATCCTGCGAGCACTGCGAGTCGATTCACCATCACCCCCCAAAGACATTACCCCCTTCAGCAGACGGGGACGTCTCCCATTGGAGTGATGCCACCTGCAAAATGGGATGGATTCCATAAGAAGAATATCCTCACCCAACGCAATTCACCTACTGTTCACAGTCCAGTCACAGTGAAGATCGCCAGACCAGACCCCACACGATCATCATT CTTCAATCACCTGAACTCCCCTGGAGCTGCCACATCCCCAGGGATTGGAGCCCAGACAGACCCCTGCTCCAGAGAGGCTGTTCTGAGTGTGCTCAGAGAGAGCAGAAAGAGAGAGGTTGATGAGGAGGAGAAGAGCGCATCCTCTGGGCAGAAGAGCAAAAGGAG GCGACATGACAGCAGTGGAAGTTCTCAGTCAGCGTTTGAGCCGCTTCTTGCAAATGGAGCTCTGTCTCAGCTTGTGCCAAA ACCTGGCAGTCTGAAGAGAGGGATGAACTCCTCTCTCAATGAAGAGTCCATTATGAAGCGTTCTCGAACCTCCTCAATCAGCTCTGTAAGCGGTGCTCCTGTTCCCAGCGGGGTGCCTGGATCTGTCCGAAATCCCATTCGCAGTTCCTACAGCTCCTCACAGGGATACCCACAG AGAAGAGCCGCATCCAGTCTCAGTCTTTCTCCTTTCACAAGCCCAGGAGGGTCTCGGTGTCAGACTCCAGAGAGAGCTGCCAAGAAAGCAag GGAGGAAGATGCTACTTCACCAAGTTCCACATCCTTtgtgaaaatggataaagtcaCAACTGACCCAGCACCTGCTACAA CTAAACTTACTCCAAAATCTGAGGCACCTGTTGCAACATCAACATCAGACTCTGGAGGCAGCAGTGGGAAACGTAAACGCAAAATCCAACTGGTCACTTCAAACAGAGGAGATCAGATTTCTTTG CCACCACCTCCTGAACTTGGATATACGATCACAGTGAAAGATCTGGATATGGAAAAGAAAGCAGCACTCAGTCAGATACAGAAGGTCCTGGAGGAACCTG AGCCAGAGATCCCTCCTCCAGCATCTGAACCCACCCCAGCTCCAGCTCCCTCTTTAACCCTGTTTTCCCAGCCTGTTCCAACCTCCTCATTCGGgactgcagctgctgtgagtGCTGCGCCCTCTCTGGTTTCTCTCTCCACATCTGTGCCTGAGACCACACCAGCCACTACTACAACTCCTGCTCCAACTATTGACCTCACCATCACTGCTCCCAGCACAGCCAGTACTGCACCCCTGACTCTCACCTTAGCCCCCTCCATCGCTACCACCACCCCAGCTGCCCCAGCTTCAAGCATTTCAAACCCTCTGCTGGAGTCCCTGAAAAACATGAAGAATAATCCTCTTCTCAATGCTCCCACTATGATGGCTACTACCACTGCAG CTCCAGCAGTGTCTGTGTCCAGTCTTTCTACACCTGCTGTTTCCACAAACGCAAGCAGTGGAGTTGTCAAATCTGAGTCAGGCTTTGCCACTCTGCAGACCTCATTCTCTGCCCCATCCACCACATCAACACCTATTTCCAAGCCAGCCACCTCCATGTCCTCTGCCTTCGCTCAGATCTTGGCCCAACCTCTTCAACTCTCAAGCACGCCATCCCTGGGCGGAGGAGGCAGCCTGTTCAGTTTGATCAAACCTGTGGCGACATCTGCATCTGAGCCTCCTAAATCTACAGTTGCTGCACCTACAACCATGGTCACTTCAGTCAACAGCATTAGCAACCCCCTGTCGTCTTGCTTTAAGCCCATTTTTGGTGCAGCAAGCACCACCCCTGCTTCCACAGCAGAGATCAAACCCACCCAGCACACCTTCAAGCCTATATTTGGCGGTACCACAGGAAGTGGCATTAGTGCCTTCGGGCAGACAGCCACACCAACGACATCAACCCCTGCTGCACCGGCTTCACAGAGCAGTGGGATGATATTTGGTGGACTAACCGGTACCCAGCCAACAATGGTGTCTGCTGCTTCTACAGCCCCAGCCACACAGGCTCCATCCCAGTCTCTGTTTGGAAGCTGGACCGCAACAACCACATCCGCTCCTGCCACAAACACCGCGTTCCAGTTTGGAGCTGCATCGACCACAACGGCCGCCCCTGTGTTAAACACCAACACAGCTAGTGCCAGTGGCACGACCTCTGCTTTTCAGTTTGGCGGACCAAAACCTGCGCCCACCCAGCAGGCACAAAGCACATTCACATTTGGCCAGCTGTCCGCGAACCAGAACTCCACATCCGCTCCGTTTGGTGGGTTCGGCATGACCAGCAATGCCACCACGTCCTCTGTGGCGTCCACAACGCAAACCACTTTTGGGAGCTCAACATTCACCGCATCGTCAACCTTCCCAGGATCCACACAGCAGGCCCCTGCTGTTCCAAAGCCTTTCACGTTTGGGTCCAGTGGTGGAAGTAGCGGCGCATCACCATTTGCGTTTGGAGCCGCTGCCAGCACAGCAGCGCCTGCATTTGGGACTAACAGTCAGCCTACATTCGGAGCAGCATCATCTGGCTTCTCTTTTGGAAACACCACCACCCCTTCTGCGGCTCCTGTCTTTGGGGCCTCCACACAGACTGTGGCCTCTCTTCCTGCCCCAGCTCCTACGTTCAGCTTCGGCGGGACATCAACAGCCACTCAGAACACTGCACCGAGTACTCCGGCGCCTCCTGCCTCTGGAGGATTTAACTTTGGGGCCTCACTCTCAGCAACACCATTTGGAACCCCTGCGCCTGCAGCTCAGACACCAGGGTTTTCCTTTGGAGCCAACAACACTGATAACAAGCCTGCTTTTG GAACATCAACTCCTGCTTTTGGTCAGGCACCTGCAGGAATGCAGATGCCGTTCGGCAGTCCTGGAACCCCAGGATTTGGAGCAATGGGCGCCTCCCCGTTTG gTGCTTCACCAGCTACCTTTTCTATCGGAACGGGATCCAAGACCTCTGGGGCTCGTCGGGGTTTACAAGCCCGTAGGCAGCACCCGAGGAAGAAGTAA